From the Nitrososphaerales archaeon genome, one window contains:
- the serB gene encoding phosphoserine phosphatase SerB: MLVIFDVEGVLLDAEYLPLLAKLVGKEKEIMDITVRGIRGEIPWEEGLLKRVDALRGIDYEKAMEIARNMPVMKGAKETCQKLKRAGWRLLAVSGGFTNITERLRDELGLDYIASNELIFRDGKLSGVDINVNSDKTNAIAKIIKQWNEKKEDIVTVVDGANDLTLFNIAGLRVAFNAQDLVKEKADVVIEDKDLTLLLDVIERHYGTILAKSTN; this comes from the coding sequence ATGCTCGTTATATTTGATGTGGAGGGTGTGCTCCTCGATGCAGAGTATTTGCCCCTTCTAGCAAAATTGGTTGGTAAGGAGAAGGAGATCATGGATATCACTGTCCGAGGCATAAGGGGGGAAATACCGTGGGAAGAGGGGTTGCTCAAGAGAGTTGACGCTTTGCGTGGGATCGATTATGAAAAGGCAATGGAAATTGCTCGTAACATGCCAGTAATGAAAGGCGCCAAGGAAACATGTCAGAAACTTAAACGAGCTGGATGGCGCTTATTAGCAGTTTCCGGCGGCTTTACTAATATTACTGAGAGACTAAGGGATGAACTGGGTTTGGATTATATCGCATCGAATGAACTAATCTTCAGAGACGGCAAACTAAGTGGAGTTGATATAAATGTTAATTCTGACAAAACCAATGCCATTGCCAAAATAATAAAACAGTGGAATGAAAAAAAGGAAGACATTGTAACTGTAGTTGATGGAGCAAACGACCTTACACTGTTTAATATAGCGGGTTTACGAGTGGCGTTTAACGCCCAAGATCTGGTTAAAGAAAAGGCTGATGTGGTAATAGAGGATAAGGACCTTACACTCCTGCTAGACGTGATAGAGAGGCATTATGGAACTATTTTAGCCAAATCTACCAATTGA
- the cofE gene encoding coenzyme F420-0:L-glutamate ligase has protein sequence MCLSIIPIYVDKDVTTSDDLTELILSSMKKQKQRLLDNDILVITHKIVSKTEGRLVHLSSVKASKHARSIATQHNKDPRVVELILRESKRIVKIKRGIIITETKHGLVCANAGIDYSNVCGDFVSLLPLNPDRSASSIRSKIKNLTGKDVAVIITDTFGRPFREGQVNVAIGVSGLNPIMDYRGLIDMYGKTLKVTEIAVADEIASAAELAMGKLDRIPLAIVRGFKYEDKKGSARQLIRKSKNDLFR, from the coding sequence ATGTGTTTGTCGATAATTCCTATCTATGTGGATAAGGATGTTACTACTAGCGATGATCTTACAGAACTTATACTTTCATCGATGAAGAAACAAAAACAGCGCCTCCTTGATAATGACATACTCGTTATAACGCATAAGATCGTCTCTAAAACTGAAGGTAGGTTGGTTCATTTAAGCAGTGTCAAAGCTTCAAAACACGCACGTTCTATTGCTACACAGCACAATAAGGATCCAAGGGTTGTTGAGTTGATCTTGCGCGAATCTAAGAGGATAGTGAAGATCAAGCGTGGCATAATAATTACAGAAACCAAGCACGGACTCGTATGTGCAAATGCCGGTATTGATTATTCTAATGTTTGCGGTGACTTTGTATCACTGCTTCCATTGAACCCCGATAGGTCTGCGAGTAGCATAAGAAGTAAGATCAAAAACTTAACTGGAAAGGATGTTGCAGTCATAATTACGGATACTTTTGGAAGGCCATTTCGAGAGGGACAGGTAAATGTTGCCATAGGTGTTTCAGGGTTAAACCCAATAATGGACTATCGTGGATTGATAGATATGTATGGAAAAACACTAAAAGTTACCGAAATTGCTGTTGCAGATGAAATTGCAAGTGCAGCAGAGCTTGCCATGGGCAAGTTAGATAGAATACCTCTTGCAATAGTAAGAGGATTTAAGTATGAAGATAAGAAGGGTTCAGCAAGACAACTAATTAGAAAATCTAAAAACGACCTATTCAGATGA
- a CDS encoding sulfurtransferase TusA family protein, translating into MTETATPARTIDVKGLFCPEPVFRTKIEVDRMGVGEILKVVADDPEAEEDISRWVKRNGHELVNFAKENNELIFMIKKVK; encoded by the coding sequence TTGACCGAAACAGCAACACCGGCAAGAACCATCGATGTAAAGGGACTGTTCTGTCCTGAACCGGTGTTCAGAACAAAGATCGAAGTGGATAGGATGGGCGTTGGGGAAATACTAAAGGTTGTAGCTGATGATCCAGAAGCGGAGGAGGATATATCACGCTGGGTAAAGCGCAACGGACACGAGTTGGTCAACTTCGCAAAGGAAAATAATGAACTCATATTCATGATCAAAAAGGTAAAGTAG
- a CDS encoding cysteine synthase family protein, whose product MATKALSTKLLEKIGNTPILELRSFSNKVKILAKLEWYNPFGSVKDRASYWMIKDAERRNLLKKGKSVIIEPTSGNTGIALTGIARLMGYEVEIVIPEKVSVETKTILRSLGAQLHETSDDLCPRVGVGTDQSISLASAIARARPETYFMPNQYENEANFMAHYESTGPEIWEQTGGKITHFMTGAGTGGTLTGVGAFLKEKNNTVKVIAVQPQRNHLIQGLRNYEESSMPPLFRKRENVVDEWYTITNQESFQVAKELFDNEKLLVGPSSACVMAAAKKVSEKLHGGTIVVIFADDGRKFRSLYLSQNVFTDSEFERALKESRMLTELPFDSLK is encoded by the coding sequence ATGGCCACAAAAGCACTCTCAACCAAGTTATTGGAGAAAATAGGTAATACACCGATATTAGAACTGAGATCTTTTTCAAACAAGGTAAAAATACTCGCCAAGTTGGAATGGTATAATCCGTTTGGGTCGGTAAAGGACAGGGCTTCCTACTGGATGATTAAAGATGCTGAAAGGAGGAACTTGTTAAAGAAGGGAAAGAGCGTAATCATAGAACCTACATCCGGTAATACCGGAATAGCACTGACAGGTATAGCTAGACTAATGGGCTATGAAGTGGAAATAGTTATTCCAGAAAAGGTTAGTGTAGAAACAAAAACAATCCTTAGAAGTCTAGGTGCTCAATTGCACGAAACTAGTGACGATCTATGTCCTAGAGTTGGTGTAGGTACGGATCAGAGCATTTCTCTTGCGTCTGCTATAGCAAGAGCAAGGCCAGAAACATACTTTATGCCCAACCAGTACGAAAATGAAGCCAATTTCATGGCACATTACGAAAGTACTGGTCCTGAAATATGGGAGCAGACTGGTGGTAAGATTACACACTTTATGACTGGTGCAGGCACGGGGGGTACTCTGACTGGCGTTGGTGCCTTCCTAAAGGAAAAGAACAATACAGTAAAGGTAATAGCTGTACAACCTCAAAGGAATCACCTGATCCAAGGTCTAAGGAATTATGAGGAATCTAGTATGCCACCGTTGTTCAGGAAAAGAGAGAATGTGGTAGATGAGTGGTATACAATAACTAACCAAGAGTCATTCCAAGTTGCCAAGGAATTATTTGATAACGAGAAGCTACTCGTTGGCCCATCGTCAGCATGTGTAATGGCTGCTGCAAAGAAGGTTTCTGAGAAATTGCATGGCGGTACGATCGTGGTAATATTTGCAGATGATGGTAGGAAATTTAGAAGCCTTTACCTCAGCCAGAATGTCTTTACTGACAGTGAGTTCGAAAGAGCTTTGAAGGAAAGTAGGATGTTAACAGAACTGCCATTCGATTCCTTGAAATAA